A section of the Fibrobacter sp. UWB15 genome encodes:
- the smpB gene encoding SsrA-binding protein SmpB has translation MAKKEQSTPVIVNRKANHLYFVDETFEVGIMLIGSEVKSIRDGKCTLGEAWIDIDDTKNEIWLVGAHIDEYLFANRFNHFPARRRKLLAHVHEIAKMRKAKEQKGCTLIPLKLYFKNRRAKLEMGICRGKDQRDKRQDIINRDAKLEMARAAKAHK, from the coding sequence ATGGCGAAAAAAGAACAGAGTACACCGGTCATCGTAAACCGCAAGGCAAACCACCTCTACTTCGTCGACGAGACGTTTGAGGTGGGTATCATGCTGATCGGTTCGGAAGTCAAATCTATCCGCGATGGCAAGTGCACTTTGGGCGAAGCATGGATTGACATCGACGACACCAAGAACGAAATCTGGCTCGTCGGCGCCCACATCGACGAATACCTGTTCGCGAACCGCTTCAACCATTTCCCTGCTAGGCGCCGCAAGCTACTCGCCCATGTGCACGAAATCGCCAAGATGCGCAAGGCCAAGGAGCAGAAGGGCTGCACGCTCATCCCCCTGAAGCTCTACTTCAAGAATCGCCGCGCCAAGCTCGAAATGGGAATCTGCCGCGGTAAAGACCAGCGCGACAAGCGTCAGGATATCATCAACCGCGACGCAAAACTCGAAATGGCCCGTGCGGCAAAGGCTCACAAGTAA